The Tachyglossus aculeatus isolate mTacAcu1 chromosome 22, mTacAcu1.pri, whole genome shotgun sequence genome window below encodes:
- the MEN1 gene encoding menin yields MGLKAAQKSLFPLRSLDDVVRLFAAELSREEPDLVLLSLVLGFVEHFLAVNRVIPTNVPELSFQPSPAPDPPGGLTYFPVADLSIIAALYARFTAQIRGAVDLSLYPREGGVSSRDLVKKVSDVIWNSLSRSYFKDRAHIQSLFSFITGTKLDSSGVAFAVVGACQALGLWDVHLALSEDHAWVVFGPDGEQTAEVTWHGKGNEDRRGQTVNAGVAERSWLYLKGSYLRCDRKMEVAFMVCAINPSIDLHTDSLELLQLQQKLLWLLYDLGHLERYPMALGNLADLEELEPTPDRPDPLTIYHKGIASAKTYYRDEHIYPYMYLAGYHCRNRNVREALQAWADTATVIQDYNYCREDEEIYKEFFEVANDVVPNLLKEAASLLEASEERGGGEHPQGSPVPSSALQDPECFAHLLRFYDGICKWEEGSPTPVLHVGWATFLVQSLGRFDGQVRQKVHIVSREAEATETEEPWGEEAREGRRRGPRRESKPEEPPPPKKPAPDKAGGRRPGAAPGPAARGPEGPAPPAAPPASPPPEGPVLTFQSEKMKGMKELLVATKINSSAIKLQLTAQSQVQMKKQKVSTPSDYTLSFLKRQRKGL; encoded by the exons ATGGGGCTGAAGGCCGCCCAGAAGAGCCTGTTCCCCCTGCGCTCCCTGGACGACGTGGTGCGGCTGTTCGCCGCCGAGCTGAGCCGGGAGGAGCCGGACCTGGTGCTCCTGTCCCTGGTGCTGGGCTTCGTGGAGCACTTCTTGGCCGTCAACCGCGTGATCCCCACCAACGTCCCCGAGCTGAGcttccagcccagccctgcccccgaCCCGCCGGGCGGCCTCACCTACTTCCCCGTGGCCGACCTGTCCATCATCGCCGCCCTGTACGCCCGCTTCACGGCCCAGATCCGCGGCGCCGTGGACCTGTCCCTCTACCCCCGGGAGGGCGGCGTGTCCAGCCGCGACCTGGTCAAGAAGGTCTCCGACGTCATCTGGAACAGCCTCAGCCGCTCCTACTTCAAGGACCGGGCCCACATCCAGTCGCTCTTCAGCTTCATCACAG GAACCAAGCTAGACAGCTCAGGGGTGGCCTTCGCGGTGGTGGGGGCCTGCCAggccctggggctctgggacgTCCACCTGGCTCTGTCCGAGGACCACGCCTGGGTCGTCTTCGGGCCCGACGGAGAGCAGACGGCCGAGGTCACGTGGCACGGGAAGGGCAACGAGGACCGCAGGGGCCAGACGGTCAACGCCGGTGTGGCCGAGCGG AGCTGGCTGTACCTGAAAGGCTCCTACCTGCGCTGCGACCGGAAGATGGAGGTGGCTTTCATGGTGTGCGCCATCAACCCCTCCATTGACCTGCACACCGACTCTCTGGAGCTGCTGCAACTGCAGCAA aagctgctgtggctcctgTATGACTTGGGTCATCTGGAAAG GTACCCGATGGCCCTGGGCAACCTAGCAGACCTGGAGGAATTGGAGCCAACCCCAGACCGCCCCGACCCGCTCACCATCTACCAtaag GGCATCGCATCCGCGAAGACCTACTATCGAGACGAGCACATCTACCCCTACATGTACCTGGCCGGTTATCACTGCCGCAACCGCAACGTGCGCGAGGCCCTGCAGGCCTGGGCTGACACCGCCACCGTCATCCAAGA TTACAACTACTGCCGGGAGGATGAGGAGATCTACAAGGAGTTCTTCGAGGTGGCCAACGACGTGGTGCCGAACCTACTGAAGGAGGCGGCCAGCCTGCTGGAAGCCAGTGAGGAGCGGGGCGGAGGGGAGCACCCCCAG GGCTCCCCCGTGCCCAGCTCAGCCCTGCAAGACCCCGAGTGCTTCGCCCACCTGCTGCGCTTCTATGACGGGATCTGCAAGTGGGAGGAGGGCAGCCCCACACCGGTGCTGCACGTGGGCTGGGCCACCTTCCTTGTCCAGTCCCTGGGCCGCTTCGACGGCCAG GTCCGGCAGAAAGTTCACATTGTGAGCCGGGAGGCGGAGGCCACGGAGACGGAGGAGCCGTGGGGAGAGGAGGCCCGGGAGGGCCGCCGGAGGGGGCCCAGGCGGGAGTCGAAGCCCGAAGAGCCGCCACCCCCCAAGAAGCCGGCCCCGGACAAGGCCGGGGGCCGGCGTCCCGGGGCGGCACCCGGCCCGGCGGCGCGGGGGCCCgagggcccggccccgcccgccgCGCCCCCGGCCTCGCCGCCCCCCGAGGGCCCCGTCCTCACCTTCCAGAGCGAGAAGATGAAGGGCATGAAGGAGCTGTTGGTGGCCACCAAGATCAACTCCAGCGCCATCAAACTGCAGCTCACTGCCCAGTCCCAGGTGCAGATGAAGAAGCAGAAGGTGTCCACCCCCAGTGACTACACGCTGTCCTTCCTCAAGCGGCAGCGCAAGGGCCTCTGA